A single Paraburkholderia sp. FT54 DNA region contains:
- a CDS encoding integrase family protein yields the protein MTMAAKNEGVKKMVRGATIDTECLYATAIDPRLEQWRVLAAEWLATMKEGKAAAMESMKIFLVDYVHGQALDRDPAKFLSANNSTPCLYDSYFSHFKTKKEIIKRYGKITDFVNYVLRNYFSVDDDNGNAIISPAFRNPIPPLPESVDAKHTNGNNNESNKPVLPHYFITRLRHLLCPAQAKSFVDWSWAQSAEEKSGWFVVPANCIDKTDPDCVWRCRTTSQHERNTYGYGESVHEMWNPVRAVALYLKLQLPLRTFQVRMLDSGEADTRRYVKGEWVKNKNVLAKGNDRNPCRRGVFRQMTDDIKHRPMTGLFVNTNKTADRGKDEWSKGYSIPWEHHEVLYWLEKLRDWQEKYNPISAPMAWTDLERKHLGHAKADVQLKAMGATCFLFRDAAAQGTDKAKPIAVTNTLDALWYKLLATLEHQCEAEQLRDLADKPLIFVRKDTQATTYYPLHSLRVSLITAYALEGGVPMAILSKCIAGHARLVMTLYYTKAGITYCTETMDAATKRLMVDEQENYARWLKDKTYQQLEAHGAYQDPAAISAMMLAMQNGGASLTKDDKGFCPKGGWGCDSGGVYVNEDTGKVTYGEVPGYPQKNCPRCRWFFTGPAFLDGLNNHWNNIQLQMGDVGERIVKLEGQIAALEDELFECQENGLLFMEHDKLNTLRKVHQSEYEKNNKYAEDSSATFRLIARCTALAKSGPQDDGVQLVAVGGLKDVRVAVEECSKLRQVLTAVAGSTVYPEHDVSKAVLQAGKAFDMMLARNGKAPVLFRLPDDEFASMIQHITRLLIAEAGSIKDALPFIEGARKLAELGLDLNMEQLAQEMASSHVVQWDAAQRFGNSEKGRPALPYVSPKDAEEEDANVAE from the coding sequence ATGACGATGGCAGCCAAAAACGAGGGAGTCAAAAAAATGGTGCGCGGCGCGACAATAGATACGGAGTGTCTCTACGCCACAGCGATTGACCCTAGGCTCGAGCAATGGAGAGTCTTGGCGGCAGAATGGCTCGCTACCATGAAAGAGGGAAAGGCTGCGGCAATGGAGTCCATGAAGATATTTCTAGTCGATTATGTACATGGACAGGCTCTGGACCGAGACCCTGCAAAATTTCTCAGCGCGAATAACTCGACTCCCTGCCTGTACGACAGTTATTTCTCGCACTTTAAAACAAAAAAAGAAATAATAAAACGCTACGGTAAAATTACCGATTTTGTCAACTATGTTTTGAGAAACTATTTCTCGGTGGACGATGATAACGGGAATGCTATCATTTCCCCGGCTTTCCGAAATCCGATTCCACCACTTCCTGAATCGGTAGATGCCAAGCATACAAACGGGAATAACAACGAGTCAAATAAACCCGTCCTGCCTCACTATTTCATCACGCGTCTGCGTCATCTGCTGTGCCCTGCCCAAGCAAAGAGCTTCGTTGATTGGAGTTGGGCACAATCAGCGGAAGAGAAGAGTGGTTGGTTTGTCGTGCCAGCCAACTGCATAGACAAGACCGACCCAGACTGCGTCTGGCGCTGTCGCACGACGTCACAGCACGAGCGAAACACGTACGGTTATGGTGAATCAGTGCATGAAATGTGGAACCCCGTAAGAGCCGTTGCGCTCTATTTGAAACTGCAATTGCCCCTACGAACCTTCCAGGTGCGGATGCTCGATAGCGGCGAGGCGGACACTCGTCGCTACGTGAAAGGGGAATGGGTCAAAAACAAAAACGTGTTGGCGAAAGGCAATGACAGAAATCCTTGTCGGCGAGGCGTATTCCGTCAAATGACAGATGACATCAAACATCGTCCGATGACGGGATTGTTTGTCAACACCAACAAGACCGCCGACAGGGGGAAGGACGAGTGGAGCAAGGGCTATTCGATTCCCTGGGAGCACCACGAGGTGCTGTATTGGCTCGAAAAACTCAGAGACTGGCAAGAAAAATACAATCCAATTTCCGCTCCCATGGCTTGGACGGATTTGGAGCGCAAGCATCTCGGTCACGCAAAGGCTGACGTGCAACTGAAAGCCATGGGCGCCACCTGCTTCTTGTTTCGGGATGCCGCTGCCCAAGGCACAGACAAAGCAAAACCTATTGCTGTAACAAACACTCTTGACGCCCTTTGGTACAAGTTACTAGCAACCTTAGAGCACCAGTGCGAGGCGGAGCAGCTTCGCGACCTTGCTGACAAGCCATTGATATTCGTAAGGAAAGATACGCAAGCAACCACCTATTATCCGCTGCACTCGCTGCGCGTCTCGCTCATTACAGCGTATGCGCTGGAAGGTGGTGTGCCGATGGCGATTCTGTCGAAATGCATCGCGGGCCACGCAAGACTGGTGATGACGCTCTACTACACGAAAGCCGGAATTACCTATTGCACTGAGACCATGGATGCGGCCACCAAGCGCTTGATGGTGGATGAGCAGGAAAACTATGCGCGCTGGTTGAAGGACAAAACCTACCAGCAATTGGAAGCACACGGCGCGTATCAAGACCCGGCCGCGATTTCCGCGATGATGCTGGCGATGCAGAACGGAGGGGCAAGCCTAACGAAGGATGACAAGGGTTTTTGCCCGAAGGGGGGATGGGGGTGCGATTCGGGTGGCGTTTATGTCAACGAGGATACTGGGAAGGTGACGTACGGCGAGGTGCCGGGTTATCCCCAGAAGAACTGTCCGCGATGCCGCTGGTTTTTCACTGGTCCGGCCTTTCTCGATGGGCTGAACAATCACTGGAACAATATCCAGTTACAGATGGGCGATGTCGGTGAACGCATCGTGAAGCTCGAAGGCCAGATTGCCGCGTTGGAGGATGAACTATTCGAGTGTCAGGAAAATGGCCTGCTGTTCATGGAGCATGACAAGCTCAATACGCTGCGCAAAGTCCATCAAAGCGAGTATGAGAAGAACAACAAATATGCGGAAGACTCTAGCGCCACCTTTCGACTCATAGCCAGGTGTACAGCCTTGGCCAAGAGTGGGCCGCAAGATGATGGCGTCCAGTTGGTTGCCGTTGGCGGTTTGAAGGATGTGCGCGTCGCCGTCGAAGAATGCAGCAAGTTGCGCCAAGTACTCACAGCCGTTGCGGGCTCTACCGTGTACCCAGAGCACGACGTGAGCAAGGCTGTCCTGCAGGCTGGCAAGGCCTTTGACATGATGCTGGCGCGCAACGGAAAGGCGCCCGTTCTCTTCCGCCTCCCAGACGACGAATTCGCTTCCATGATTCAGCACATCACAAGATTGCTCATTGCTGAAGCGGGCAGCATCAAGGATGCACTGCCCTTCATTGAAGGGGCACGGAAGCTCGCAGAGCTTGGCCTCGACCTGAACATGGAGCAATTGGCACAGGAGATGGCCTCCAGCCACGTCGTGCAATGGGATGCAGCGCAACGGTTCGGAAATTCGGAAAAGGGCCGACCCGCTTTGCCGTATGTCTCGCCAAAGGACGCCGAAGAGGAAGATGCCAATGTCGCCGAGTAA